The following proteins are encoded in a genomic region of Streptococcus gwangjuense:
- a CDS encoding TlyA family RNA methyltransferase, producing the protein MAKERVDVLAYKQGLFETREQAKRGVMAGLVVAVLNGERFDKPGEKIPDDTELKLKGEKLKYVSRGGLKLEKALQVFDLSVDGATTIDIGASTGGFTDVMLQNGAELVFAVDVGTNQLAWKLRQDPRVVSMEQFNFRYAEKTDFEQEPSFASIDVSFISLSLILPALHRVLADQGQVVALVKPQFEAGREQIGKNGIIRDSKVHQNVLESVTTMAVEEGFSVLGLDFSPIQGGHGNIEFLAYLKKEESASHQVLAEIEEVVERAHSQFKNE; encoded by the coding sequence ATGGCTAAGGAAAGAGTGGATGTACTAGCTTATAAACAGGGCTTGTTTGAAACGAGAGAGCAGGCCAAGCGTGGTGTTATGGCTGGCCTAGTCGTAGCAGTACTTAATGGAGAACGGTTTGACAAGCCAGGAGAGAAAATTCCAGATGACACCGAGCTAAAACTCAAGGGGGAGAAACTCAAGTATGTCAGCCGTGGTGGCTTGAAATTGGAAAAGGCCTTGCAGGTCTTTGATTTGTCAGTGGATGGCGCGACCACGATTGATATCGGGGCTTCTACTGGAGGTTTTACCGATGTCATGTTGCAAAATGGTGCCGAGTTGGTCTTTGCAGTCGATGTTGGTACCAATCAGTTGGCTTGGAAATTACGCCAAGACCCACGAGTTGTTAGCATGGAGCAGTTCAATTTCCGCTATGCTGAAAAGACTGATTTCGAGCAGGAACCGAGCTTTGCCAGTATTGACGTGAGTTTCATTTCCCTCAGTCTGATTCTTCCGGCCTTGCACCGTGTATTGGCAGATCAGGGTCAGGTTGTGGCTCTGGTTAAGCCTCAGTTTGAGGCAGGCCGTGAGCAAATTGGGAAAAATGGAATCATTCGAGACTCCAAGGTTCACCAGAATGTTCTTGAATCTGTCACAACAATGGCAGTAGAGGAAGGTTTTTCAGTCCTTGGTTTGGACTTTTCTCCCATCCAAGGTGGGCATGGAAATATTGAATTTTTAGCGTATTTGAAAAAAGAAGAGTCAGCAAGCCATCAGGTTCTTGCTGAGATTGAAGAAGTAGTAGAGAGGGCGCATAGTCAATTTAAAAATGAATAA
- a CDS encoding exodeoxyribonuclease VII small subunit, translating into MSKQKKFEENLAELETIVQSLENGEIALEDAIAAFQKGMVLSKELQATLDKAEKTLVKVMQEDGTESDFE; encoded by the coding sequence ATGTCAAAACAAAAGAAATTTGAGGAAAATCTAGCAGAACTGGAAACCATTGTCCAAAGTTTGGAAAATGGTGAAATTGCTCTGGAAGATGCGATTGCTGCCTTTCAAAAGGGTATGGTCTTGTCAAAAGAACTCCAAGCGACGCTGGACAAGGCTGAAAAGACCTTAGTTAAGGTCATGCAAGAAGATGGAACAGAAAGTGATTTTGAATGA
- a CDS encoding polyprenyl synthetase family protein, with translation MKKQEKLALVESALEDFYGDQQFASSLRESVLYSIHAGGKRIRPFLLLEVLEALQVTIKPAHAQVAAALEMIHTGSLIHDDLPAMDDDDYRRGRLTNHKKFGEAMAILAGDALFLDPYALISQADLPSQIKVDLIANLSLASGSLGMVAGQVLDMEGEHQHLSLEELQTIHANKTGKLLAYPFQAAAIIAELAPEMQAKLKTVGELIGLAFQVRDDVLDVTASFEEIGKTPQKDLQAEKSTYPALLGLKEAIAFCNQTLNQANAKLEEIAQQVPFEIESIVEVVESLRING, from the coding sequence ATGAAAAAGCAAGAAAAATTAGCTCTTGTCGAGTCAGCCTTGGAAGATTTTTATGGAGACCAGCAGTTTGCCTCTAGTTTGCGAGAGTCTGTTCTCTATTCCATTCATGCTGGTGGCAAGCGTATTCGACCCTTTCTCTTGTTAGAAGTTCTGGAAGCCTTACAAGTTACCATCAAACCTGCTCACGCGCAGGTGGCTGCAGCATTAGAAATGATTCATACAGGTAGTTTGATTCACGATGATCTTCCAGCTATGGATGATGATGATTACCGTCGGGGACGCTTGACCAATCACAAGAAATTCGGTGAAGCTATGGCCATTTTGGCTGGAGATGCTTTATTCCTAGATCCTTATGCCTTGATATCACAGGCAGATTTGCCAAGTCAGATCAAGGTGGACTTGATTGCCAACTTATCTCTTGCTTCAGGAAGTCTGGGCATGGTGGCAGGGCAGGTTTTGGATATGGAGGGCGAGCACCAACACTTGTCCTTAGAAGAACTCCAGACTATTCATGCTAATAAGACTGGAAAGTTACTAGCCTATCCCTTCCAAGCAGCAGCCATCATAGCCGAATTGGCACCTGAAATGCAGGCAAAGCTGAAAACTGTTGGTGAACTAATTGGTCTTGCTTTTCAAGTTCGAGATGATGTGTTAGATGTGACCGCCAGTTTTGAGGAAATTGGCAAGACACCACAAAAGGACCTGCAGGCAGAAAAATCAACCTATCCTGCTTTGTTAGGATTGAAAGAGGCTATTGCCTTTTGTAACCAGACTCTGAATCAAGCTAATGCAAAATTGGAAGAAATTGCCCAGCAGGTTCCCTTTGAGATAGAATCGATCGTAGAAGTAGTAGAAAGTTTGAGAATCAATGGCTAA
- a CDS encoding arginine repressor produces MNKKERLEKIRRFVTDYQIGTQEEIVEHLKEAGITATQATVSRDIKELGIVKIPLRDNTYVYELPKSIVKSLQLAEDNIESAELMDKMINLQVIPGNTAFVKAQLIETFADKIFSCLADDSSILVIARSESLAEEIFEQVKNW; encoded by the coding sequence ATGAATAAAAAAGAGAGACTTGAAAAAATTAGACGATTTGTGACAGATTATCAAATCGGTACACAAGAAGAAATCGTAGAACATTTGAAAGAGGCAGGCATCACTGCCACTCAGGCAACGGTATCCCGAGATATCAAAGAACTGGGGATTGTCAAAATTCCTTTGAGAGACAACACCTATGTCTATGAATTACCAAAATCAATCGTAAAAAGTTTGCAACTGGCTGAAGACAATATTGAGTCAGCTGAATTGATGGATAAGATGATCAATCTCCAAGTCATCCCAGGGAATACGGCTTTTGTAAAAGCTCAGTTAATTGAGACTTTTGCGGACAAGATTTTTAGCTGTTTAGCTGATGATAGCTCGATTTTAGTCATTGCCAGAAGTGAAAGTCTAGCTGAGGAAATCTTTGAACAAGTAAAAAATTGGTAG
- the recN gene encoding DNA repair protein RecN — MLLEISIKNFAIIEAISLNFEKGMTVLTGETGAGKSIIIDAMNMMLGARATTDVIRHGAPKAEIEGLFSVENSRLLQEIFDEQGLEMGDEIIIRREILQNGRSISRVNGQMVNLSVLRAIGQHLVDIHGQHDQEELMRPQLHIQMLDEFGDAAFWELKETYQTSFDAYRKMRKQVLEVKKNQQEHKARIEMLEFQMAEIEAANLQAGEDLSLNQEREKLLNHKNIADTLTNAYSMLDNEDFSSLANVRSAMNDMESVEEYDPEYREISSSLSETYYVLEDISKRLEAIIEDLDFDGNRLMQVENRLDLLHTITRKYGGTVDDVLLYFAKITEEYNLLTGNNLSSEDMEAGLKKLEVNLVDLAGQLASARHDLAQQLEAEIKQELQDLYMEKAQFQVRFSKGKFSREGNEMVEFYISTNPGEDFKPLVKVASGGELSRLMLAIKSAFSRKEGKTSIVFDEVDTGVSGRVAQAIAQKIHKIGQHGQVLAISHLPQVIAIADYQFFIEKISNEHSTVSTVRLLTVEERVEEVAKMLAGDDVTEAALTQARELLRNREK, encoded by the coding sequence ATGTTACTTGAAATTTCGATAAAAAACTTTGCCATTATTGAGGCTATTTCCCTCAATTTTGAGAAAGGTATGACTGTCCTGACTGGTGAAACGGGTGCAGGGAAGTCAATTATCATTGATGCCATGAATATGATGTTGGGAGCTCGTGCGACGACAGATGTTATTCGTCATGGTGCGCCAAAGGCAGAGATTGAGGGACTTTTCTCAGTTGAGAATAGTCGCCTTTTACAGGAAATTTTTGATGAGCAAGGTTTAGAAATGGGGGATGAAATTATCATCCGTCGGGAAATCTTGCAAAATGGTCGTAGTATCAGCCGTGTCAATGGCCAGATGGTTAATCTGTCTGTTTTGCGTGCTATTGGGCAACATCTGGTGGATATACATGGTCAGCATGACCAAGAGGAGTTAATGCGACCTCAACTTCATATCCAGATGTTGGATGAATTTGGAGACGCAGCTTTTTGGGAATTGAAAGAAACCTATCAAACGAGTTTTGATGCCTATCGTAAAATGCGTAAGCAGGTTCTGGAAGTCAAGAAAAACCAACAGGAACACAAGGCTCGTATTGAAATGTTGGAATTTCAAATGGCAGAGATTGAGGCAGCAAACTTGCAAGCTGGTGAAGACTTATCTCTCAATCAAGAGCGAGAGAAACTTCTCAACCATAAAAATATTGCTGATACACTGACCAATGCCTACAGTATGTTAGACAATGAAGATTTTTCAAGTCTGGCCAACGTTCGTTCAGCCATGAATGACATGGAAAGTGTCGAAGAGTATGACCCTGAATATCGTGAAATTTCAAGCTCACTATCTGAGACCTACTATGTCTTAGAAGACATTAGCAAACGTTTGGAAGCAATCATTGAGGATTTAGATTTTGATGGTAATCGCCTCATGCAGGTCGAGAATCGCTTGGACCTCCTTCATACCATTACCCGTAAGTATGGTGGGACTGTAGATGATGTCTTACTTTATTTTGCCAAGATTACGGAAGAATACAATCTCTTGACTGGCAATAATCTTTCGTCTGAGGATATGGAAGCTGGGCTCAAGAAATTGGAAGTCAATCTTGTTGATTTGGCAGGTCAGCTTGCATCTGCTCGTCATGACTTGGCTCAGCAGCTCGAAGCAGAGATTAAACAAGAGCTTCAAGACCTATATATGGAAAAAGCCCAGTTTCAAGTTCGTTTTAGCAAGGGCAAATTTAGTCGTGAAGGAAATGAAATGGTCGAGTTTTACATTTCAACCAACCCTGGTGAAGACTTTAAACCCTTGGTTAAGGTTGCGTCTGGCGGGGAATTATCTCGTCTCATGCTAGCCATTAAGTCTGCCTTTTCACGTAAAGAAGGCAAGACTAGCATTGTCTTTGATGAGGTGGATACAGGAGTTTCAGGTCGTGTAGCTCAAGCTATTGCACAGAAGATTCACAAGATTGGCCAACATGGTCAGGTTCTGGCTATTTCCCATTTGCCACAAGTGATTGCGATTGCGGATTACCAATTCTTTATTGAGAAGATTAGCAATGAGCATTCAACGGTTTCGACTGTTCGTCTCTTGACGGTTGAAGAGCGAGTGGAAGAAGTTGCTAAGATGTTGGCAGGTGATGATGTGACGGAAGCAGCCCTGACGCAAGCTAGAGAATTGTTGAGAAACAGGGAGAAATAA